The Elaeis guineensis isolate ETL-2024a chromosome 11, EG11, whole genome shotgun sequence genomic interval aaaaaattcatATCAACAATACGACCTGAGAGTATTTTGTTCACTTACGGAATTCTTGGAGGAGGTGATCTTGAAGGAGGTGATGAAGCTGTTGGTGCTTCACTTGCTCTTCTTCTCCTGCTTTCTTCACTTTTGGTTGCTCTTTAGCATTGGGGAAGATGCATCTTCGGAGCCATCAGATTGAAGGTTGGCCGAGAAGGAAATGGGAAGGAGGTTTTTGGTTTGAAAAGAAGATAGGAAGGAGGTTTTTGGTTTGAGATTTAAGTGTGAGTGGAGATGGTATGATGGTTGTGGAGATGGAGAGCTAGAGATTTTGAAGGGAGCTAGAAATTTTGAGACGAAGAACAGAAAGTCGATATTCCAAACTAGTTCGATGACTTGGATCAGATCCGATGAATATAAAAGTGATGGAAGGAAGGTGCCTAAAATCGAACCAATGTAGTGGATATAGGTGCCTACATCCCTGATGTATCctcatgtaggcgcctacatcaagGATGTAGGCGCCCCACTCCTCTTTTCCGTGTTGGgtaattttttgatcaatttttgtgTCCAGGTGGTCAATTTGTTTCAATCCGGTTTGATCCAAGTTCAAATATCCTAGCTCCTCTTTATTCATCTTTTGTTTTTCCGTTGTAGGCAGCACCTTCATGAAGGCAGGCAGGAATTCACCGTAACCTAACTGCATGTTGGGTCGGGTCACGAGCATCTCTAACCACTTTAGGTCACGGGCATCCGCTATTAGGTCACAGGCATCCGCTATTTCAAGTAGCGGTGTAGGCGAACAGACAAAAGATACATCAAAACAAAACCCTCCGTTTGCCCACTTGGAGATGAGTGCCGATCCAATGTATATGCGCACATCAAAATGAAACCCTCTGTTTGCCCACTTAGAGATGAGTGCCAATCTAATGGAGGAAGATCGATCGGGAGGGGAATCGTCCTATAGTAGGGCGTCTCACTAGCCGGCGGGGTTGGAGATGAATGCCGATCTaacggaggaggagaagagcaccatccaaCGAAGGGGGTGGACCGGATGAGAATAAAGTCGTCCTAGGCTTTGTGAGTCGGCTTTTTGTAGGGCGGATTTGTGACAGACTCATAAAGTCGTCCTTCTACCCGTCGATTTTTTCTGACAGACTCAATTTAAAGtcgatttagatttttttttgaacattatttttgtaaatatattttaaaaaatatttttttataaattattttaaaattaataataaattaataaaaaaaaattaaataaaaaaaatgatgtataGCGGTGAAAATTGACGTACAGAAAAGTGATGCGGAGATTTTTGTCGATGATTCTGGAAGCGTCAGGTTATGGCACATCGAGTTGCCGTCAACCCAAAATAGCAGGGGCAATTGGGCCGTGCATTTCGGACGCGTCCGTGGGGCATTTGCGGCCAGGATTCGCGCGTGCCCTGGGGCCAGTGAACGGGACCAAGAAAAACAAGAACGAGGGCCCCAGGCACTCCGGCTGGTGCGTCGAATCTCTCTGCCAAAACTGTAGATTTGGGGCCCGAGTCGGGGGACGCCACTCCTTCGCTATCGGAGCGGCAGTACGTAGCCTCTTCTCTCACCACAATCATTCCAAGTACAATTCAACGGAGGGGGAAATTgtaaccataaaaaaaaaataaacaagagaAAGGAAAATGAAGCGATTCGAAGTCCCGCTCTCGGGGGAACGGTGCAAAGGGAGGGAGAGGTAAATAAGAGCCAGGGAGTGGTAGAGAAactgagagagagaggaggcctgGGAGATGGAAGCCGCTGCTTCCTGCTGCTGCGGATTATCTgccgcagcagcagcagcagcagcagcaaagaCGTGTTCTGTTCGCGGCATCAGCAGCATCGGCTTCCTTCCACGGGTCTGCCCCCCCAAGCGGCGGATCATCGCTTCTTCCAATCGCTCGTCCTTCACTCTCCCCGTACGCAGCAGCAGTTCAGAGCCACCAAAGgcatctccttctcctcctcgtcCGCGGCCATCACATTCGTCGTCATCATCGAAGACCCGCTTGCTCAGCGGCAGCAATAGAAAGAAGAGGAGGGAAGTGGTAGTTGTGGTGGagcagaaggagagagagagggagggggaagaATGCTTGCCCTCCGCGGAGGAGGCGTCCATCAGCGTCGGGACGATCTACCAAAACGGGGATCCACTGGGGCGACGGGAGCTGGGCAGGTGCGTTGTCGGCTGGATCAGCCAGGGCATGCGCTCCATGGCCTCCGACTTGGCCTCCGCCGAGATCCAGGGCGAGTTCTCCGAGCTCCGGCAACGCCTCGGCATGGGCGGTGGCGCCGCCTCCAACGGCAGCGGGAGTCTCGCTTTTGTCATCCAGGCGCAGCCCTACCTCTACGCCGTCCCCATGCCCAAGGGCCTCGAGTCCCTTTGTTTCAAGGCCTGCACCCACTACCCCACTCTCTTTGATCACTTCCAGCGCGAGCTCCGCGACATCCTCCAAGGCCTTCAGCGCCAGGCCGTCTTTGTCGACTGGCGCTCCACCGAGTCCTGGAAGCTCCTCAAAGAATTTGCTAATTCAGGTCACAGTCTCGCCTTCCCAATCCTGCTCTGCGTTTCCTTGGATGATATTTCATAACCGATGATTTTATTGGGAGGTTCCTATTTTTCGTTCCTTGGCttgttaaaaataaataaatttgtgCCTATCAATGATTTTATGTAGAAGAAAACCAAATCTTGGATCAGTAGTAGAAGAGTTGCAGAAGCTGAAATAATCAATTAATAATGAATTCagataagattcatgaacatatgCAAGCAAAACAGAAAACTAAACATAAATTATGCAAAATGATACTACCACTGAATCCAAGATAATCTTCCATCAATATCTATTTGCCCTTGTCTCTGTTCTCTTTTGTTAACAAAGTTATTCATATATGTTGCAGCACAACATCGAGCAGCAGTGCGGAAATCACCCCAGGCTAAGCCTGTGCACAGTGGTCTTGGAATAGGGCTGGAGAAAGCTAAAACAATACAGGACAATATAAAATACTATGTGAAGAACATGTCGGACCTCCTTCGTATAGAGCGGGATGCAGAGCTTGAATTCACCCAAGAGGAGTTGAATGCTGTTCCCACACCAGATGAAAAATCCAACTCACTGAGACCAATTGAGTACCTTGTAAGCCACGGACAGGAGCAGCAAGAGCAGTGTGACACAATCTGCAATTTGAATGCAATTAGCTCTTCTACTGGTGAGCATAATCTTTTTATGCTAAGTTTCAAATATTACAAATCTCTTGGGTGCTAGAAATCTAGTAGAAACAAACTGACATTTTGATTGTTGCCATGCCAGTTGATAACTGTCTTCATTGCACTCTAATTTACTCATGTAGAGTTAATGATTCTTGCTTAACTTGTTTGCCAGTGTGTTGTCAGACCATATCAATTTTGCCATTTTGTTGAAATGTATTTAACTGAAGATTCCTTCTTAAATCTGGTATACTGTGCTTATCTATACAATTCTTTTTTCCCATTTCAGTGTTTTAATAATCCTTTATATTTGGGGGTGCTAATTAGTGAAGTTGGTAAAGTCATTGTGTGTGTGTGGGGTGGGTGGGGGGTGTTGTACCGTATGGGTTTGAGTCTTGGCTTCACCCAATTTTTGGCTTGGGTTTCTTCAGTCCTAGCTCTCAAAAATAATCCTGTAGATTTGTTTCACTTAAAAGGTCATTGCTTTTGTATCAGCAGTTTATTTTCATTGTGTACCCCTTCCATTAATTTCAAATGCCTTAGCACCTGcttatcaaactatatcattgATCTATGTATTGATTATCAAGCTTGACAGGAGTCAGACCAGTCACATGCATTTAGCTAGGCACAGTATGAATAGTTCTCTGAAATTGAGAATAGTTTGGGATTGTTCCTCTTGACATAAACTAGAGGTTAAATAATGTTGCTGCAGAAAGCACCAATGAGTGCAGGTGTGTCAGATAAAGCCTAAGTGGTGGTTCTTGTCTGGGTAGCGTACAAATGCAGCTTATAATGCTCAATATCATTGGTTCTATTTTTCTAGATAGATAGCAGTCAATCAACTATTCTTGCATGACAGATTGTTTGTTCTTTCACAGCTCTCTATGCATTAACTTGTAAATATCTGTCCACAGGATTGGGAGGAATGCATTTGGTCTTATTTAGAGTTGAAGGCAACCATAGACTGCCCCCAACAACTCTGTCTCCAGGGGACATGGTTTGTGTGAGGATATGCAATAGCAGGGGTGCAGGAGCAACTTCATGCACACAAGGCTTTGTCAACAATTTAGGTGAGGATGGCTGTAGCATTACTGTGGCTCTGGAGTCCCGCCATGGAGATCCCACCTTTTCAAAGCTATTTGGGAAGAGCGTGCGCATTGATCGTATCCAAGGATT includes:
- the LOC105053697 gene encoding uncharacterized protein isoform X2, whose product is MEAAASCCCGLSAAAAAAAAAKTCSVRGISSIGFLPRVCPPKRRIIASSNRSSFTLPVRSSSSEPPKASPSPPRPRPSHSSSSSKTRLLSGSNRKKRREVVVVVEQKEREREGEECLPSAEEASISVGTIYQNGDPLGRRELGRCVVGWISQGMRSMASDLASAEIQGEFSELRQRLGMGGGAASNGSGSLAFVIQAQPYLYAVPMPKGLESLCFKACTHYPTLFDHFQRELRDILQGLQRQAVFVDWRSTESWKLLKEFANSAQHRAAVRKSPQAKPVHSGLGIGLEKAKTIQDNIKYYVKNMSDLLRIERDAELEFTQEELNAVPTPDEKSNSLRPIEYLVSHGQEQQEQCDTICNLNAISSSTGLGGMHLVLFRVEGNHRLPPTTLSPGDMVCVRICNSRGAGATSCTQGFVNNLGEDGCSITVALESRHGDPTFSKLFGKSVRIDRIQGLADALTYERNCEALMLLQKNGLQKKNPSIAVVATLFGDKEDIMLLEQNHLVEWSQVRLDGLIEKGKFDDSQLKAIALGLNKKRPLLAVQGPPGTGKTRLLKELIALAVQQGERVFVTAPTNAAVDNMVERLSDIELDIVRVGNPARISATVASKSLGEIVNDRLANFKKEFERKKSDLRKDLRLCLKDDSLAAGIRQLLKQLGKTLKKKERDTIKEVLLSAQVVLSTNTGAADPVIRRLDSFDLVVIDEAGQAIEPSCWIPILQGKRCILAGDQCQLAPVILSRKALEGGLGISLLERASALHEGMLATKLTTQYRMHNAIASWASKEMYDGLLQSSPTVSSHLLVDSPFVKATRITQCPMLLLDTRMPYGSLYVGCEEHLDPAGTGSFYNEGEADIVIQHIFHLIYSDLEVVELV